In Phragmites australis chromosome 16, lpPhrAust1.1, whole genome shotgun sequence, one DNA window encodes the following:
- the LOC133895013 gene encoding GDSL esterase/lipase At5g03600-like, translating to MKILFAGCLLFLLLNVAHVECRVAPVESRRHDDDSSPDRLYKLFIFGDSIADDGNVPNPGLNRGSRAWYYPYGMSDDDHDNSPTGRFSNNMVQSDFLAKILGHDESPPPYAAHKARRGKKSNRINSSGMNFANASSGAVYLVPTLGAQIDQFSSLVSDGVITERDLDESVALVAYSGRDYGRISNSASDDYIARFADDVTEEIAGIVKQLQELGVPKVLVNSVPPLGCTPWMSRFTNYDHCDKRGNMISDAHNTALLDKLGKEKNVMLLDVNTMFTELVSPKPGSTLSKQFKYMYQPCCESIDASGYCGQYDGNRPLFRLCRNPDEYFYWDYIHPTHAGWKAVMQLLQGPIMAFLGISNLNHF from the exons ATGAAGATTCTCTTCGCCGGCTGCTTGCTCTTCCTGCTCTTGAATG TTGCTCATGTGGAGTGCCGAGTCGCTCCTGTGGAGTCCCGGCGCCACGACGATGACAGCTCCCCCGACCGGTTGTACAAGCTGTTCATATTCGGAGACTCCATTGCCGACGACGGCAACGTCCCGAACCCAGGCTTGAACCGGGGTTCTCGTGCTTGGTACTACCCCTACGGCATGTCGGACGACGACCACGACAATAGTCCAACTGGTCGCTTTTCCAACAACATGGTCCAATCTGATTTTCTCG CCAAGATTCTGGGGCACGACGAGTCTCCTCCGCCGTACGCGGCGCACAAGGCACGGCGGGGGAAGAAGAGCAACCGCATCAACTCGTCCGGCATGAACTTCGCCAACGCCAGCTCCGGTGCCGTGTACCTGGTGCCGACGCTCGGCGCGCAGATCGACCAATTCAGTAGTCTGGTCTCGGACGGCGTCATCACAGAACGGGACCTCGACGAGTCGGTCGCGCTCGTTGCCTACTCCGGCCGTGACTATGGACGCATCAGCAACTCGGCCAGCGATGACTAC ATCGCTCGCTTCGCCGACGACGTGACGGAGGAGATTGCAGGAATCGTGAAGCAGCTACAGGAGCTCGGTGTGCCCAAGGTGCTGGTGAACTCGGTACCCCCGCTCGGCTGCACGCCGTGGATGTCCAGGTTCACCAACTACGACCATTGCGATAAGCGCGGCAACATGATCTCGGACGCACACAACACGGCTCTCCTAGATAAGCTAGGCAAAGAGAAAAACGTTATGCTGCTCGATGTGAACACCATGTTCACCGAGCTTGTCAGCCCCAAACCAG GGTCGACGTTGTCGAAGCAGTTCAAGTACATGTACCAGCCGTGCTGCGAGAGCATCGACGCAAGCGGCTACTGCGGACAATATGATGGCAACCGCCCGCTGTTCCGGCTGTGCCGCAACCCGGACGAGTATTTCTACTGGGACTACATCCACCCGACGCATGCAGGCTGGAAGGCTGTCATGCAGCTGCTCCAAGGACCCATCATGGCTTTCCTCGGCATCTCAAACCTCAACCACTTTTAA
- the LOC133895012 gene encoding uncharacterized protein LOC133895012 → MDNPSQSLSASTLMASAKLGHACESSKAAPSTASTGMLHIVLHLCLISDGASRPPPLHRSPLLWPPLLQPPPPSVPVGGRLHPLLWPPEALALCSGRLQHPLRPSASILCSGRPPPPFAPAARLQSSTLCSGRLQRLLRPPAPLCCLCDRTITGGITRLKEHLVGGYGDILKYAKTTPAIAQEMQAALKGKKRPLLLDNDGELQGEDDDVLDVTEESQDASRSIVHPSSGTAAKRKQSSFLKFRAPKETNTKQFEIAIEATAQYGSGYKPPSYHELREPLLEKVVKETYDLRKRHEDAWKQYGCTLMSDGWTDRRGHHLINFLVNSPEGTFFLESIDASSEVHDPVMLADLLEKRISDIDVDKVVQVVTDNGANYKAAGKLLMERFPTLYWTPCAAHCLNLMLEDVGKLKAFKKPISRARHVTTFIYRHGRLFSAMREKTGGRDLVRPAATRFATTFLNLQSLHKHRDALRYLFTSDDWTSCKLAKTEAGKKVYDIVLFREFWNSVEDCLRASLPLIIVLRVVDGDERPAMPEAGKKVYDIVLSREFWNSVEDCLRASLPLIIVLRVVDGDERPAMPEVASLMNHAKERIKTAFCTENKRSLLNNILQIIEGRWDRQMDTPLYGAALFLNPEKFYAIQKENDKYVGHLRGCFNDVLARMVEDETLRNKIEEQSMLYEDQRGGIFKNCMALQTMKSKNPLDWWRAYGGRSIDLQRFAKCIVSLCASSSGCERNWSTFEFIHTKKRNRLEHKRLNDLIYVAYNRKITSRFQKRREEAVDATKDDAENMDASNDFDEFALDDF, encoded by the exons ATGGACAACCCATCCCAAAGCCTGTCCGCCTCGACACTGATGGCGTCGGCTAAGCTCGGCCACGCTTGTGAATCTTCAAAGGCAGCCCCTTCTACTGCCTCCACAGGCATG CTGCACATCGTGCTCCACCTCTGCTTGATTTCCGACGGCGCATCACGTCCGCCACCTCTGCACCGGTCGCCTCTGCTCTGGCCGCCTCTGCTCCAGCCACCTCCACCCTCTGTGCCAGTCGGCGGCCGCCTCCACCCTCTGCTCTGGCCGCCGGAAGCCCTAGCCCTCTGCTCCGGCCGCCTCCAACATCCGCTCCGGCCGTCTGCCTCCATCCTCTGCTCCGGCCGCCCACCTCCACCCTTTGCTCCGGCCGCCCGCCTCCAGTCCTCCACCCTCTGCTCCGGCCGCCTCCAACGTCTGCTCCGCCCGCCTGCACCTCTG TGTTGCTTGTGTGATAGAACTATAACTGGAGGAATTACAAGGCTCAAGGAGCATCTTGTGGGTGGTTATGGAGATATTCTGAAGTATGCCAAAACCACACCAGCTATTGCTCAGGAGATGCAAGCTGCTTTGAAGGGCAAGAAGAGACCACTTCTGCTTGATAATGATGGAGAGCTTCaaggagaagatgatgatgtgCTTGATGTGACAGAGGAGTCCCAAGATGCTTCTAGAAGCATTGTGCATCCTAGTTCAGGGACAGCTGCCAAAAGGAAACAATCTAGTTTTTTGAAGTTCAGAGCACCAAAAGAGACCAACACAAA GCAATTTGAGATTGCTATAGAGGCCACTGCACAATATGGTTCTGGGTACAAGCCTCCATCCTACCATGAGCTTAGGGAGCCATTACTCGAGAAGGTTGTTAAGGAAACatatgatttgaggaagagGCATGAGGATGCATGGAAGCAATATGGTTGCACATTAATGTCAGATGGATGGACGGATAGGAGAGGGCACCATTTGATCAACTTCCTAGTCAATAGTCCAGAGGGGACTTTCTTCTTAGAGTCGATTGATGCATCAAGTGAAGTTCATGATCCAGTGATGCTAGCTGATTTGTTAGAGAAGAGAATAAGCGACATTGACGTTGATAAAGTTGTGCAAGTAGTCACTGACAATGGGGCTAACTATAAGGCAGCGGGCAAGCTTCTCATGGAGAGGTTTCCTACACTTTATTGGACACCTTGTGCTGCACATTGCTTGAATCTTATGTTGGAAGATGTTGGAAAGTTGAAGGCATTCAAGAAGCCTATCTCACGTGCCCGTCATGTCACTACTTTCATCTATAGGCATGGAAGACTTTTTAGTGCAATGAGGGAGAAGACAGGTGGTAGGGATCTTGTGAGACCAGCAGCAACTCGATTTGCTACCACATTTCTCAACTTACAAAGTTTGCACAAGCATAGAGATGCACTGAGATATCTGTTTACCTCTGATGATTGGACGAGTTGCAAACTAGCAAAGACAGAGGCTGGGAAAAAAGTGTATGATATTGTGCTTTTTAGGGAATTTTGGAACTCTGTTGAGGATTGCCTTAGAGCTTCTCTACCACTTATCATTGTGTTGAGGGTGGTTGATGGTGATGAGAGGCCTGCCATGCCAGAGGCTGGGAAAAAAGTGTATGATATTGTGCTTTCTAGGGAATTTTGGAACTCTGTTGAGGATTGCCTTAGAGCTTCTCTACCACTTATCATTGTGTTGAGGGTGGTTGATGGTGATGAGAGGCCTGCCATGCCAGAGGTTGCTTCTCTCATGAATCATGCAAAAGAGAGGATAAAGACTGCCTTCTGtactgaaaataagagaagcTTGCTCAATAATATCTTACAAATTATTGAGGGTCGTTGGGATAGGCAAATGGACACCCCACTCTATGGTGCTGCCCTCTTTTTGAACCCAGAAAAATTCTATGCCATCCAAAAAGAGAATGATAAATATGTTGGGCACCTAAGGGGTTGTTTCAATGATGTGCTTGCACGAATGGTGGAAGATGAGACCCTTCGAAACAAAATTGAAGAACAATCCATGCTCTACGAAGATCAACGTGGAGGCATCTTCAAGAATTGTATGGCCCTTCAAACTATGAAGTCAAAGAACCCTC TTGATTGGTGGCGTGCGTATGGTGGTCGATCTATTGACTTAcaaagatttgctaagtgtattGTTAGTCTTTGTGCTTCATCATCTGGTTGTGAGCGTAATTGGAGCACTTTTGAATTT ATTCATACAAAGAAGAGAAACCGGCTAGAGCATAAAAGATTGAATGATTTGATTTATGTTGCCTACAATCGGAAAATAACTAGTAGATTCCAAAAACGCCGTGAGGAAGCGG TGGATGCTACTAAAGATGATGCAGAGAACATGGATGCTTCAAACGATTTTGATGAGTTTGCATTGGATGACttttga